The sequence below is a genomic window from Alphaproteobacteria bacterium.
TTTGGCATTGCGCAAATTTATACCAGCAACCGTCGCAACAAAAATTCGCCAAGCGCCTTGTTGCAAATAGCTTTGCTGATACGGTTTTTTTCTGCAGCACTGGCGCGGAAGCCGTAGAAACCGGAATTAAAATGATACGCAGGCATTTTCATGCTAAGGGGGAAGCGAAATATCGCATAATCACCTTAGAAGGTGCGTTTCATGGTCGCAGCTTTGCAGGTATATCTGCAAGTGGGCATCCCAACGCAGTGGAAGGCTACAGCCCGCTTTTGGATGGGTTTGATAAAGTGCCGTTTAACAATTTAAGCGCTTTGGAGCAAGCCATAACCCCGTCAACAGCAGCAGTGCTATTGGAACCGGTGCAAGGTGAGGGAGGCATACGGGTGTTACCAAGCAGCTATTTACGGGATGTGCGCGCAATTTGTGACAAGAAAAATATTTTGATGTTTTTGGACGAAGTTCAGTGCGGCATGGCACGTACAGGTAATTTATTCGCCCATGAAGCATCACGCATCCAGCCGGATTTGATGGCTATTGCCAAAGGCATAGGCAATGGTTTTCCCCTTGCGGCGCTGCTTGCCACAGAAAATGCTGCTTCAGGAATGACGCCTGGCAGCCATGGCTCTACTTATGGCGGTAATCCGCTGGCTATGTGTGCAGGCAATGCAGTATTTGACGTGCTGGAAGATAAAGCTTTTTTATCACAAGTGAAAAAAAACAGCGCTTATATTATGGAGCGGCTAAAGCATTTGCAAAACAGCTATCCGCAGGTGATTAAAGAGGTTCGTGGCGTTGGACTAATGTTGGCAATTGTAATGTACGACACGGTAGACTATCGCAAATTTGCCGAGGAATTACGCCATAAAGGATTGCTAACCGCACCTGCTGTAGCGGCGCAGGTTATTCGTTTGTTGCCTCCGCTTAATGTCAACGCTTCAGAGTGTGATGAAGCTATTTCGCTGTTGGATGAAGCATGTTTGAAAATTCAAAAAATAAGTGAGAAAAACTCATGAGCGAAATCGATGAATCCTACAGAAACTTTCTGGATATACGCGATATTTCGAGTAAAGACTTACGGCATATCGTGGCGCATGCAAAGCAACTCAAGCAGGAGCGACAAAGCGGTGTGCCACATAATGCCGCGTTGGCAGGAAAAATTTTGGCAATGGGATTTGAAAAACCTTCTACCCGCACCCGCGTTTCGTTCGACGTAGGCATGCGCGAGTTGGGCGGATCGGCTCTGTTTTTGAGCAAGAATGATATTCAAATGGGGCATGGGGAATCTATTCCCGATACAGCAAAGGTGTTATCACGGTTTGTAAGTGCAATTTTGCTGCGATGTCACGGGCACCATAACTTGCTTCACCTTGCGCATAATGCAACGGTGCCGGTAATTAACGGACTAACAGATTATAACCACCCTTGCCAAATAATGGCAGATATTATTACATTTGAGGAATTTAAAGGTGATATCTCAGGTAGAACTATAGCTTGGGTAGGTGATGGTAATAATGTAGCAAATACTTGGATTGCCGCTGCACAGCGCTTCGGTTTTGTGTTAAAATTAGCATGTCCGAAAAGCCTGTTGCCATGCGAAGAGACCGTAGCTTGGGCGCAAAGCAATGGCGCTAAGATAGAGCTAACTAGTGATGCACAAGAGGCGGTTGCAGGCGCAGATGCGGTAGTGGCAGATACATGGGTGTCTATGGGGCAAGACGATGCCGAGCAGCGCAAGGCCCTGCTGGCGCCTTATCAGGTCAATGATGCGCTGATGGCATTTGCCGACCCGCAGGCGATATTTATGCATTGCTTGCCAGCGCATAGAGGTGAAGAGGTGACAAACAGCGTAATAGATGGAGCGCAATCGGTAGTGTTTGATGAAGCAGAAAACCGACTGCATGCGCAGAAGGCAATCTTGCTATGGTGCTTTAAGGTAATATAATAAGTTATTGGAAAATTGATGATTAAAAAGGTTGAGGCTGGTAACGATAACTACACGCATTTTGCTGATTTTTATCAGCCTTTTTTGATTGATGAATGCCGTGTAAAAGGAAATTTCATTCGCTTGGGCGAGGCAATGGATATCATTTTGTCGCGGCATGATTATCCGGACAGCATTTCTCAGTTATTAGCCGAACAAACCGTTTTGGCATGTATGCTTTCAGGGAATTTGGAAGAAGGCGGTTCGGTAACCATGCAAGCCAAAGGTTCTGGCGAAGGGCCAGTGAATTTTACCGTGGTAGAAATTAAAGCCAATGGCGATATGCGCGGCTATGCCGAGTTAAAAAGCGATGCGCAACAAAAGCTTACTACCTTAAAAGCCGAAAAAGACGAATTGCGATTAAAAGATTTGCTAGGCGAGGGCGGATATTTAGCAATTACCATGACGCCACGCGATAAGTCTCAGCAATATCAAGGTATTGTCTCGGTAGCAGGAGAGGATTTATCGGCGGCATTAACCGAATATTTTACACAGTCCGAGCAAATTCATGTGTCTATTAAAGTTGCTGTAGGCAAAGTGAAAGACATGTCGAATGGTGTAGATAATAGCAAATGGTATGCGAGTGGTATGATGATACAGCGTATGCCCAGCGAAGGTGGAACAAGCGCTAACAAAGTTAAGCTAAATGAAGAGGAAGACTGGAACCGCGCTGAAATTCTGATGAAAACAGTCACTAATGGCGAATTGCTAAACCCCATGCTGCCGCCGCAAACCTTGCTTTCGCGCTTGTTCAACGAAGATGGTGTATGGGTGTATGAACCAAAGCAATTGCATGTGAATTGCAGTTGCTCTCGCGAGCGCATAGAAGACGTGCTGAGCAGCTTTCCTGATGATGATATTGAAGATATGAAGACCGATGAAGGTATTATCAGTGTTAACTGCCAGTTTTGTAATAAAACCGAGGTGTTCAGGCAGGAAGACATAACCCGTATACGTAAGCGCGCAAAAGGATAAGCGTTAAATCAAAATTTCCATAATGGTTTCTTTATGCCATTAAGCTAAGTATTGCCCATGATAAAATTTAAAGGGTGTCCCATGCGCGCAACATTATTCGTATTGACTATTCTGGCACTTACTGCCAGCCCCGCTATTGCACAGCAATATGCTACACAGCAAAAACCCGCTAAAGAAAAGCCTGATTGGCTTGTGGGTTTGGGGGCGGGGGCGGTTGTTGCACCGGCATTTGAAGGATCAAACGATTATAACCTAATGATTTTTCCAGATGTGCGTGTCACTTATAAAGATAAATTTTTTGCCTCGGTGCCTGAGGGAATTGGCTATAACGTCATAAACCAAAACGGTTGGAGAGCAGGGCCAATTGGTAAAATTCGCTGGGGCAGGGAAGAAGATGGCGGCAGCCCGTGGCGGGTTGCAGGGCCAGAAACCAGTGCTTTACGTGGCTTAGGCGATGTAGATACTGGTTTCGAGATGGGGGTGTTTGGCGAATATACATGGCAGCATCATTATGCCACCAAGCTGGAATTGCGCCGTGGTGTAGGCGCTCATGAAGCGTATATCGTTGATGTAGATATGAAATATAAAAATAAATATGGTGACATCGGCTATGCTGTTGGTCCCCGCCTTACCTGGGCAAGTGAAGATTATCATGATACCTATTTCGGAGTGAATGCCGCTCAGTCAGCGCGCAGTGGTTTGGTGCGCTACAATCCTGATAGCGGTGTTGTGTCCTATGGGCTTAGCGGGTTTGCAACTATGCCAATTACCGAGCAATTACGGGGCAATTTATTCGCAGGATACGATTTGATGGGAAGTGAACCATCGGATTCACCACTTATTGATCAGCGTGGATCTGAGCACCAATTCATGACGGGTGTGGGTGTAACCTATTACTTTGGGTTTAACTAAACTTATCCCCAGGTTATCCACAGCGCACTGTGGATGAATCAAGCAATTAGCTGAACGCTAATAGCTTCTGCAAAAGCAAGCTAAAAAAGTATGATTTACCCCGTTGTCATCTACGAAAACGGGGTGTATGTATGTTGAACCTCCAGATAATGATAATCACAAAATTGGTTGAACGTATATGCCCCGAGTTAATGTTAAAGACAAACGTAAGCAGCAGCTTATTGACGCGAATATTGCTTCTATCGCAAAGCGCGGCCTTTCGGAAACCACCATTGCGCATGTATCGCAAGGGGCGGGAATGTCGCGGGGCATTGTGAATTTTTACTTCACCACTAAAGAATCCATGATGCAGGAAACCTGCCAATATCTGGCCGATGAATACGTATCCACTTGGGAGCGCGCCTTAGAAAAACACAGTGGCAACACATCAGAGGCAACATTGCGCGCTATTGTGGCGGCGCATTTTACCAGCAGCGTGTGCAATCAGAAAAAACTGGCCGTATGGGTAGCGTTTTGGGGGCATGCCAGCTCACACAAACCATATCAAAAAATTATTGCCGCATGCGATGCTGCATTCGATAGTAAAATTCGTGAAATTTGGTCGCAAATGGAAAATGTACAGCTAGAGGCCGATGTATTTGCATATGAGATTCATGCGCTGATTCGTGGCTCTTGGCTGAACTTTTTACTTTCATCGCAAGCATCAGAGCGCGATGCACTGGCTGCCAAATGTGATGCATTTGTTAGCCGTTCAATAAGCAATGTATCCGCCGCTGCAAATAACCTGGTTGCTTCATCAGATGCAGAACAAGCACCTGTGGCTAATAATGTCACCGATCTTGCAACCGCCAAAAGCGAAAAAACGGCCGCTAAGAAAAAAGCAAAACATATTAAAGAAGAAAAGACTGCATATTGTGATTTATTTGCTTTAGGAAAATAAATTTGCACATTNNNNNNNNNNTCATCAAAAACCGCACATAACTCGTCTGTTTGCGGTTGATGGATACGAGCAAAACTCTTAATATATCTCCATTATTAGTTCAACATGCCCAACAGGCGGGAGGTGGTCATTTCTGCGACCGAGACACCATTGCTGGATACAGTAAATATTCCTGCAGATATGCGGGAGTTATCGAACGAACAGCTCAAACAGCTATCCACAGAATTGCGTCATGAATTGGTCGAAGCCGTTTCGCAAACCGGTGGCCATCTTGGCGCAGGGCTTGGTGTGATAGAGCTTACGGTTGCCCTCCATCATGTGTTTAATACTCCCCGCGATAAAATTATCTGGGATGTCGGGCATCAATGTTACCCACATAAAATATTAACTGGTCGTCGCGATCGTATCCGTACATTACGCCAACCTGAAGGGTTGTCGGGTTTTTGCAAGCGTGATGAGAGCGAATATGACGCTTTTGGTGCAGGACATAGCTCAACTTCTATTTCTGCAGGCTTAGGCATGGCCGTGGCGCGGGATTTAGCAGAGCAAGACAACGAAATAATTGCGGTTATTGGCGATGGCGCAATGAGCGCTGGCATGGCGTTTGAGGCGTTGAACAATGCTGGGCATCTGGGCTCACGTATGATCATTATTCTTAACGATAATGATATGTCTATCGCCCCGCCAGTGGGGGGGATGAGCGCCTATTTATCGCGTTTGATTTCCTCGCATTCCTATCGCAGTTTGCGGCATATTGCTAAAAACGTGGCGAATAAATTCCCCGAGCCCCTCATGCGTGCAGCGCGCCGCGCCGAGCATATTGCCCGTGGCATGGCGATGGGTGGCACTATGTTTGAAGAGCTGGGTATATATTACGTTGGGCCAATCGACGGGCATAACCTCGACCATTTACTGCCTGTGCTACGTAATATCCGCGATGAGAAAAAAAGTGGCCCCGTATTGGTGCATGTTGTTACCCGTAAAGGCCACGGATATGCACCGGCAGAAGCTGCAGATGATAAATATCATGGCGTAGGTAAATTTGATGTGGTGTCGGGTAAGCAGCAAAAAACTACACCCGGTGCGCCCAGTTACACCAAAATATTTGGCGAGTCGCTGGTGCAAGAGGCGTTGAAAGACGATAAAATCGTGGCAATTACCGCAGCGATGCCTTCTGGAACAGGCGTAGATATATTTCACAAAACATTTCCACATAAAGCATTTGATGTGGGTATTGCCGAGCAACATGCCGTGACCTTTGCAGCGGGTTTAGCAGCAGAAGGCTACAAACCATTCGTAGCGATTTATTCCACATTTTTGCAACGTGCTTATGATCAGATTGTGCATGACGTAAGCATTCAAAAACTTCCTGTAAGGTTTGCCATCGACCGCGCTGGGCTGGTAGGGGCAGATGGCCCAACCCACGCAGGTGCATTTGATGTTGCCTATCTATGCACATTACCGCATTTGGTGGTAATGGCCGCCGCCGACGAAGCGGAGCTTACACATATGGTTGCCACCGCAGCAGCACATGATAATGGGCCAATAGCATTTCGCTATCCACGCGGGGAAGGTACGGGTGTGCAGTTGCCTGAGGTGGGAGAGATTTTGCCGATAGGTAAGGGGCGTATAGTAAAAAAAGGCAATAAAATTGCAATTTTGTCATTTGGTGCGCGGCTTACAGAGGCGCTAAAGGCCGCTGATGCACTGGAAGTAAAAGGACTTTCTACAACCGTGGCCGATGCACGTTTCGCGAAACCGCTGGATGAAGCCCTCATCAAAAAACTTGTGCAAACCCATGATGTATTGCTGACTGTAGAAGAGGGTGCGGTAGGAGGATTTGGATCGCTCGTTACCACACTTGCAACAGAGCGCGGCTGGCTGGATAACGACAAACATGCCCGTATCCGCCCGTTATATTTGCCCGATAGTTATATTGCCCAAAATAAGCCTGATGTCATGTATGATGAAGCCGGACTTAATGCCAGACAAATTGTAGAAGCGGCATTAACCGCCTTAGAAAACACCTCCATGGCCGTGATTGAAGGTGGCGCGGGTAACGCACAATGAATCTGCATGTAATCTCGCCTGCGGAATTGCAATTCAACAATAGAATCTATCGCTGTGCCATTGGAAAAAATGGATTTATTCATAGTAAAATAGAAGGGGACAACTGCACGCCCGTGGGGACTTTCGCTCTGCGCGAATGTTGGTGGCGTGAAGATAAGCTGGCAAGAACGCCAAAAACAGCGCTGCCTCTGCGCAAAATATCATTAAACGATGGCTGGTGCGATGCTCCTGCTGATGAGTATTATAACCGCCATGTGACATTACCCTTTGCGACAAGCCACGAAAAATTATGGCGCGAAGACAATGTCTATGACGTTATTGTGCCGTTAGGCTATAACGATAACCCGATAGTAGCAGGTAAGGGCAGCGCTATATTCATGCATGTTGCCAAGCCAGAATATGAGGGGACAGAAGGGTGTGTTGCGCTGGCACTGCCAGACCTGCTGGAAATTTTATCGTGTATAGACCTAACCAGTAAAATTATCATTGCGCCTGCCGAATGATTTGCTGCGTTGCAACGGGCATTTTTACTTGCATTTCACCCTTTAGCGGCTATGTTACGGCTGATAAAAATACACGCGTATTACTAACCGATGAAAGATTATGTACATGGCGATGACCACCGTGGCTTCCGATACCGAACAGGATTATAAAGTTGCCGATATTTCATTGGCAAAATGGGGACGCAAAGAAATTAATCTTGCCGAAACCGAAATGCCAGGGTTGATAGCCCTTCGTGAAGAATATGGAATTGCGCAGCCCCTCAAAGGCGCACGTATTGCTGGTTGTTTGCATATGACCATTCAAACCGCTGTGTTAATCGAAACGCTTACTGCCCTTGGTGCTGAAGTGCGATGGAGCAGTTGTAATATATTTTCTACGCAAGATCACGCCGCTGCTGCGATTGCCGCTTCGGGCGTACCGGTTTTCGCGTGGAAAGGGGAAAGTGATGAAGAATATGAATGGTGCGTAGAGCAAACCATCCACGGCCCAAACGGCTGGACACCTAATCTGTTGTTAGATGATGGGGGCGACCTCACCGTTATTATGCACGAGAAATACCCAGAATTGATGAAAGAGTGCCGTGGGGTTTCTGAAGAAACCACCACTGGTGTGTTGCGCTTATACGAAATGCAGAAAAATAATAGTCTGTTGGTGCCTGCAATTAATGTAAACGATTCGGTTACTAAATCAAAATTCGATAATCTTTATGGTTGCCGCGAAAGCCTGCCGGATGGTCTGAAACGTGCTACTGACATTATGATTGCCGGTAAAGTTGCCGTTATTGCAGGATTTGGCGACGTAGGCAAAGGGTGTGCTAGCTCTTTACGCAGTCAAGGTGCGCGCGTTATTGTGACTGAAATTGACACTATTTTTGCGCTGCAAGCCGCGATGGAAGGCTATGAAGTCGCCACCATGGAGGAGGCTGCCGCACAAGGAGATATTTTTGTGACGGCAACCGGCAATCTGGATGTGATTACCGTTGACCACATGCGCAAAATGAAAGATCGCGCTATTGTGTGCAATATCGGCCATTTTGATAGCGAAATTCAGGTGGCGGCACTGCGTAACTTCAAATGGTCCGAAGTAAAACCACAAGTGGATGAAATTGAATTTCCTGATGGTAAGCGTGTGATTCTTCTTGCCAAAGGGCGTTTGGTAAACCTTGGCTGCGCTACCGGACATCCCAGCTTTGTTATGAGCGCATCTTTCACCAATCAGGTGTTGGCGCAAATAGAGCTATGGTGCAACCATATGGATTATGAAAATAAAGTATATACATTGCCTCGTCATCTTGACGAAAAGGTAGCGCATTTGCACTTGAAAAAAGTAGGTGTGAAGCTCACCAAGCTTACTGAAAAACAAGCACGTTATATTGGTGTGGAAAAAGAAGGCCCATTCAAGCCTGATCATTACCGCTACTAAGCACTTGCATAAATAAGTAAGGGTCTGTTGCAAGCAACAGACCCTTACTCTCACAACAACCAGAGGTTATCAGCGGGGCTGATTCGGGTTGTTTTGATTGCGTTTATCTTCGTTGATATCACCTTTTCCGGTACGAGAACCTTCTTCCATGCGCTGTGATTTGCGCTGTTGGTCGAGGTTAGCGGAATCTTTTGGGTTGTTTTGTGATGGGTTATTATTAGGCATGATAATTCCTTTCAAGGCAGTTTCATAAAATATTGTTTAGGTAAAACTAAAGAATATTATGGTCATCAGGAGTGAGGGAATGAAGTGCTATGCTCCGGATTCACGCCCCTGATGACCATGAATCTGAGCTTAGCCTGCCCCGTATAAATTAGCGCATGATCACCTTTGGATATTTCATAAACTTTACGTAAGATCAATTCAGTAGCAATTAGAAACATTTTGCTACTTGGCACGAGACGCTATAATCGGTTAAGCTGTGCTGGATGCATTCGCATTTTGCACTCGCGTTTTCTGAAGGAACATCATGCCAGATTGGCTGACAACAGTTTCTACACTATTAGCTGGTACCGGAATTGGTCTGGTTGCTGCACGTAGCATGTGGCAAACCACATTGGATAATGGTAAGCCCCCTGCATGGATTCCAGAAAAAATCGCCGGCACATATTTCCGTAATATTGAAAAAAGCCAACAGGAAATCAAACGCACACGGCTGGAAAATGAGAATTTACGCCGTGAATTGCGGCAGTTTTCATCGCTGCTCAATCTTTCCCCGTTTCCGGTATGGCGGCGTGATGAAAATCTTATGGTGCAATATTGTAACCTTACCTACACGGCGATGCTGGAAGATGTGCCTGAGCGTATTTTGGAAGAATATGGCATGGAGCTTAGCCAATCGGCGCGTAAACTGGCAGAAAAAGCGCTGGAAAATAAAGATCTTACTAGTGAATCTCGCCATTTGATTATTGAAGGGCAGCGTAAGCAATATAATATATACGAAATGCCCGACAACGATTTGGGTGGCACCATTGGTTTTGCCATAGACACCACAGAGCGAGAAAGAGTAGAAGAAGATTTACGCCGCCACAATCGCGCACATTCTGATTTGCTCGAAGCATCCAACATGGCCACGGCAATATTTGACACGAATCGTCAGCTCAAATTTTATAACAGCGCATTCGTATCACTATGGCGCCTCGATAAAAACTGGCTGGATGAAGAGCCTTCATACACCGAAATTATTGAACATCTGCGTGAAAAGCGCCGTATGCCAGAAGTATTGAATTTTCAACAATTTAAACAACAGCGCATACGTTTGTTTACCGATTTAATGGAAACATATGAAGAAATCCTGCACTTGCCTGATGGTAGAATTGTACGCTTGCTTGTTATTCCCCATGCGTTAGGTGGGTTGATTTTCTCGTTTGAAGATGTGACCGATAAACTGGCGCTGGAACGTTCGTATAACACTCTGATTGCAGTGCAGCGTGAAACATTGAATAACCTGCATGAGGGCGTAGCTGTGTTTGGAGAAGATGGACGCTTGCGGCTGAGTAATCCCATCTATCAAAAATTATGGGGGCTGAACGAAAATTTTCTGGAAAGCGATCCGCATATAGGTGAAATTCTCGATAAAACTCAATCTTATTATACCTATCAGCATTGGGGAGAGTTTAAGGAACGCATGATAACACAGTTGCATGTGCGTAAAATGAACTATCAGCGTATTGAGCGTAGCGATGGATCCGTTATTGATTGGAGTACCGTTCCATTGCCTGATGGCGCTACGCTTATCACCTATTTTGATGTGACCGATTCAACGTTGGTAGAGCGTAGCCTGATAGAGAAAAACGAGGCATTGCGTGAGGCAGATCGTCTAAAAACTGAGTTCTTGCTGAGCGTGTCCTATGAATTACGTTCACCGCTAACCTCGATAACAGGGTTTGCTGAAATTCTTAAAGAAGAATATTTTGGCGAATTGAATGAAAAACAGCGCGAATACCTAGAGGCAGTGCATGATTCTGCAAGTCAATTGGGGCAGCTTATTAATAATATTCTGGATTTGGCGAGTATTGAGGCGGGTTATATGCGCCTCGAAATAACCGATTGTAACATCACTACTATATTAAACGATGTATTCTCGTTGTTTAAAGAGCGCGCTAAAAATAATGAGGTGGAACTGGTCTTAAAATGTCCTAAAGGCATTGGTATCATGCAGGCGGATGAAGCGCGGATTAAGCAGGTATTGTTTAACTTGCTGAACAACGCGCTTAAGTTCACCAAATCAGATGGTTTGATAACTTTAGGTGCAAAGGTCGCCAATGGTGACAATATCGAGCTTTGGGTGGAAGACAATGGCATGGGTATTCCAGAGCAAGAGCAACGCTCTGTGTTTGAGCGTTTTCGTGCAGGGGCAATCCGCACGCAGCGCAGTGGCGCAGGGTTAGGGCTGGCTATGGTGAAAAACTTTGTGGAGTTGCATGGCGGGCGCGTAGAGTTGAACTCGGAGCTGAATAATGGCACGCGTATCAGCTGCTTTATTCCACGTATTCACCCCGCAATTTATACACATGAAACCCTTAAAACTCCAAGTGGGTCGCCATTGGCACAAATTGAGGCCGATGCTAAGAAAAGCAAGAAAGCAAAACGCAGTAGCAAAAAATCCTAGCAACTATTTCTTTTGCTCCAGTCGCTTTTGACGCGCCCCTAAGCGTAAGCGTTCTACAATTCTTCCATTAATCAAATGCTCCTGAATAATTTCTTCTGCATCTTCTTTTGTGGGGCAGTGATACCATATGCCTTGTGGATAAACGACCAGCACAGGCCCCATCTCGCAACGATCCAGACAACCCGAGCTATTAATGCGCGTGGCAGGGAGCTTGAGTTTTTTGCAGCGCGATTTCATGTAGTCACGAACTTTTGCACCACCGCTTGCCTTGCAACTGCCGCGAGGTGCATCTTTGTCGCGCTTGTTTTCACAACAAAACACATGGTTCACAAAGTAATGATTTTGTTTGGAGAATTCTGTGTCGCTCATATTATCTCCTGTCCCAAGGGCCTTTGCGCGGGGCGCGTTGCCAAGGGTTTTTTCGTGGTGTGGCCAAAGTAATTTCTTGTGCTCCGGCATAGTTTTTCAGCGCCCATATTCGCGCTTCTATTGATGGGTGTGTGTCAAATATTCCATAGGCACTTGGTGGGTTTTCGATAAACATCTGTTGTATTTCCGGCGGGGCATCTTCCATTTCTGCGCGACCAGAAATTTTGCGCAATGCTGAAACCATAGCGTCTGGATTTTTTGTAAGCTCCACTGCGCCAGCATCTGCAAGATATTCACGTTTGCGCGAAATTGCCATGCGAATAACGAGTGCCAAAAATGCGCCAATAGCTAAGATTACAC
It includes:
- a CDS encoding MipA/OmpV family protein; protein product: MRATLFVLTILALTASPAIAQQYATQQKPAKEKPDWLVGLGAGAVVAPAFEGSNDYNLMIFPDVRVTYKDKFFASVPEGIGYNVINQNGWRAGPIGKIRWGREEDGGSPWRVAGPETSALRGLGDVDTGFEMGVFGEYTWQHHYATKLELRRGVGAHEAYIVDVDMKYKNKYGDIGYAVGPRLTWASEDYHDTYFGVNAAQSARSGLVRYNPDSGVVSYGLSGFATMPITEQLRGNLFAGYDLMGSEPSDSPLIDQRGSEHQFMTGVGVTYYFGFN
- the dxs gene encoding 1-deoxy-D-xylulose-5-phosphate synthase, which codes for MPNRREVVISATETPLLDTVNIPADMRELSNEQLKQLSTELRHELVEAVSQTGGHLGAGLGVIELTVALHHVFNTPRDKIIWDVGHQCYPHKILTGRRDRIRTLRQPEGLSGFCKRDESEYDAFGAGHSSTSISAGLGMAVARDLAEQDNEIIAVIGDGAMSAGMAFEALNNAGHLGSRMIIILNDNDMSIAPPVGGMSAYLSRLISSHSYRSLRHIAKNVANKFPEPLMRAARRAEHIARGMAMGGTMFEELGIYYVGPIDGHNLDHLLPVLRNIRDEKKSGPVLVHVVTRKGHGYAPAEAADDKYHGVGKFDVVSGKQQKTTPGAPSYTKIFGESLVQEALKDDKIVAITAAMPSGTGVDIFHKTFPHKAFDVGIAEQHAVTFAAGLAAEGYKPFVAIYSTFLQRAYDQIVHDVSIQKLPVRFAIDRAGLVGADGPTHAGAFDVAYLCTLPHLVVMAAADEAELTHMVATAAAHDNGPIAFRYPRGEGTGVQLPEVGEILPIGKGRIVKKGNKIAILSFGARLTEALKAADALEVKGLSTTVADARFAKPLDEALIKKLVQTHDVLLTVEEGAVGGFGSLVTTLATERGWLDNDKHARIRPLYLPDSYIAQNKPDVMYDEAGLNARQIVEAALTALENTSMAVIEGGAGNAQ
- the ahcY gene encoding adenosylhomocysteinase — encoded protein: MAMTTVASDTEQDYKVADISLAKWGRKEINLAETEMPGLIALREEYGIAQPLKGARIAGCLHMTIQTAVLIETLTALGAEVRWSSCNIFSTQDHAAAAIAASGVPVFAWKGESDEEYEWCVEQTIHGPNGWTPNLLLDDGGDLTVIMHEKYPELMKECRGVSEETTTGVLRLYEMQKNNSLLVPAINVNDSVTKSKFDNLYGCRESLPDGLKRATDIMIAGKVAVIAGFGDVGKGCASSLRSQGARVIVTEIDTIFALQAAMEGYEVATMEEAAAQGDIFVTATGNLDVITVDHMRKMKDRAIVCNIGHFDSEIQVAALRNFKWSEVKPQVDEIEFPDGKRVILLAKGRLVNLGCATGHPSFVMSASFTNQVLAQIELWCNHMDYENKVYTLPRHLDEKVAHLHLKKVGVKLTKLTEKQARYIGVEKEGPFKPDHYRY
- a CDS encoding L,D-transpeptidase family protein, whose translation is MNLHVISPAELQFNNRIYRCAIGKNGFIHSKIEGDNCTPVGTFALRECWWREDKLARTPKTALPLRKISLNDGWCDAPADEYYNRHVTLPFATSHEKLWREDNVYDVIVPLGYNDNPIVAGKGSAIFMHVAKPEYEGTEGCVALALPDLLEILSCIDLTSKIIIAPAE
- the argF gene encoding ornithine carbamoyltransferase, with translation MSEIDESYRNFLDIRDISSKDLRHIVAHAKQLKQERQSGVPHNAALAGKILAMGFEKPSTRTRVSFDVGMRELGGSALFLSKNDIQMGHGESIPDTAKVLSRFVSAILLRCHGHHNLLHLAHNATVPVINGLTDYNHPCQIMADIITFEEFKGDISGRTIAWVGDGNNVANTWIAAAQRFGFVLKLACPKSLLPCEETVAWAQSNGAKIELTSDAQEAVAGADAVVADTWVSMGQDDAEQRKALLAPYQVNDALMAFADPQAIFMHCLPAHRGEEVTNSVIDGAQSVVFDEAENRLHAQKAILLWCFKVI
- a CDS encoding Hsp33 family molecular chaperone HslO; the protein is MIKKVEAGNDNYTHFADFYQPFLIDECRVKGNFIRLGEAMDIILSRHDYPDSISQLLAEQTVLACMLSGNLEEGGSVTMQAKGSGEGPVNFTVVEIKANGDMRGYAELKSDAQQKLTTLKAEKDELRLKDLLGEGGYLAITMTPRDKSQQYQGIVSVAGEDLSAALTEYFTQSEQIHVSIKVAVGKVKDMSNGVDNSKWYASGMMIQRMPSEGGTSANKVKLNEEEDWNRAEILMKTVTNGELLNPMLPPQTLLSRLFNEDGVWVYEPKQLHVNCSCSRERIEDVLSSFPDDDIEDMKTDEGIISVNCQFCNKTEVFRQEDITRIRKRAKG
- the betI gene encoding transcriptional regulator BetI; its protein translation is MPRVNVKDKRKQQLIDANIASIAKRGLSETTIAHVSQGAGMSRGIVNFYFTTKESMMQETCQYLADEYVSTWERALEKHSGNTSEATLRAIVAAHFTSSVCNQKKLAVWVAFWGHASSHKPYQKIIAACDAAFDSKIREIWSQMENVQLEADVFAYEIHALIRGSWLNFLLSSQASERDALAAKCDAFVSRSISNVSAAANNLVASSDAEQAPVANNVTDLATAKSEKTAAKKKAKHIKEEKTAYCDLFALGK
- a CDS encoding aspartate aminotransferase family protein, translated to WHCANLYQQPSQQKFAKRLVANSFADTVFFCSTGAEAVETGIKMIRRHFHAKGEAKYRIITLEGAFHGRSFAGISASGHPNAVEGYSPLLDGFDKVPFNNLSALEQAITPSTAAVLLEPVQGEGGIRVLPSSYLRDVRAICDKKNILMFLDEVQCGMARTGNLFAHEASRIQPDLMAIAKGIGNGFPLAALLATENAASGMTPGSHGSTYGGNPLAMCAGNAVFDVLEDKAFLSQVKKNSAYIMERLKHLQNSYPQVIKEVRGVGLMLAIVMYDTVDYRKFAEELRHKGLLTAPAVAAQVIRLLPPLNVNASECDEAISLLDEACLKIQKISEKNS